One region of Psychrobacter sp. DAB_AL43B genomic DNA includes:
- the pgsA gene encoding CDP-diacylglycerol--glycerol-3-phosphate 3-phosphatidyltransferase → MTESKHLHTQEPQNTKSIFNLPNNLTIARILMIPLFVAIAYWPPAMGIGMPAISDNVIAKVGMSEFSDSLLRHLLLTGVFILAAITDWLDGYFARKLNVVSAFGRFLDPVADKLMVAAALIILVQWHPNIIMAIAAIVIISREIAVSALREWMAELGKSTSVAVSYVGKLKTTFQMIAITVLLLNWESLETVGYVLMVAAVILTLWSMMIYLRAAWPYLKQSG, encoded by the coding sequence ATGACTGAGAGTAAGCATTTGCATACGCAGGAGCCGCAAAATACCAAGAGTATTTTTAATTTACCCAACAACCTGACGATTGCGCGTATCTTAATGATTCCGCTATTTGTGGCCATCGCCTATTGGCCGCCTGCCATGGGAATTGGCATGCCAGCAATCTCAGATAATGTGATTGCAAAGGTGGGTATGAGTGAGTTTAGCGATAGCTTATTACGCCATTTATTATTGACTGGTGTGTTTATCCTAGCTGCAATTACCGATTGGCTCGATGGCTATTTTGCGCGTAAGCTTAATGTAGTATCAGCCTTTGGTCGCTTTTTAGATCCCGTGGCTGATAAGCTAATGGTAGCCGCCGCACTGATTATATTGGTGCAGTGGCATCCTAATATTATTATGGCGATTGCGGCTATTGTGATTATCTCACGTGAAATCGCCGTCTCAGCATTGCGCGAATGGATGGCAGAGTTGGGCAAAAGCACCAGTGTTGCTGTCTCTTATGTGGGCAAGCTTAAGACTACCTTTCAGATGATAGCGATTACGGTGCTACTATTAAACTGGGAGTCACTTGAAACCGTTGGCTATGTGCTAATGGTTGCCGCTGTTATTTTAACTTTGTGGTCGATGATGATTTATTTAAGAGCAGCTTGGCCTTATTTAAAACAAAGTGGTTAA
- a CDS encoding NAD(P)/FAD-dependent oxidoreductase — protein MTDSAAHATDKIPTPTIAIIGGGLTGLFTATLLERAFTHDNRKSVVPNIVIFEKSRSIGRLATRYRTDSATTKNWQWAFGAQFFTAKSADFQQFIKPWLATNLLQPWCANVVDLTPVSDAAQIADIQKKEQWHSTQARYISTPKMTSWGRALADELEHTSINFKTRVAPLSKEHFVERNDTNSKTELFDEDGNSLGHFDWVICTTPNGQAVELMVDSGFSEQAKISEPQMQACYTLMLGWEDGQPLPDTLSSQTPLWGVAYVHDSPLERIFIEHQKPAHDQLLPSVTIHARNDWSQTHVDADIDIVKEQLLQATKQALSWNDESTPSQVDCHRWRYAATISHPNNIANKALHILVDDKHQWIVSGDWCGQGNIESCYQMAAETVAVICSQTTGKKRAHGGGTVD, from the coding sequence ATGACTGATTCTGCTGCGCATGCTACCGATAAGATACCAACGCCTACCATCGCCATTATCGGTGGTGGTTTGACCGGTTTATTTACGGCCACTTTATTGGAGCGCGCGTTTACTCATGACAATCGCAAGTCGGTCGTACCAAACATTGTTATTTTTGAGAAATCGCGCAGTATCGGCCGTTTAGCAACACGTTATCGTACGGACAGCGCTACTACTAAAAACTGGCAATGGGCATTTGGTGCGCAGTTTTTTACTGCTAAAAGTGCTGATTTTCAGCAATTTATCAAGCCTTGGTTGGCGACCAATTTACTACAACCTTGGTGTGCCAATGTGGTGGATTTGACGCCAGTCAGTGATGCCGCACAGATTGCTGATATCCAAAAAAAAGAACAATGGCACAGCACGCAAGCACGTTATATCAGTACACCAAAAATGACCAGCTGGGGTCGCGCCTTAGCTGATGAACTAGAGCATACGAGCATAAACTTTAAAACCCGTGTGGCTCCATTAAGTAAAGAGCATTTTGTAGAAAGAAATGATACTAATAGCAAAACAGAGTTGTTTGATGAAGATGGTAACAGTCTTGGTCACTTTGATTGGGTAATTTGTACGACCCCAAACGGACAGGCGGTAGAATTAATGGTAGATAGTGGCTTTAGTGAGCAAGCGAAAATTAGCGAACCACAGATGCAAGCCTGCTATACCTTGATGCTAGGTTGGGAAGATGGGCAGCCATTACCTGATACATTAAGTAGCCAAACACCTTTATGGGGTGTGGCTTATGTCCATGATTCGCCATTGGAGCGAATATTTATCGAGCATCAGAAGCCTGCTCATGACCAGCTGCTGCCCAGTGTCACTATCCATGCACGCAATGATTGGTCGCAGACGCACGTCGATGCTGATATTGATATTGTAAAAGAGCAGTTACTACAGGCCACGAAGCAAGCTTTGAGCTGGAATGATGAAAGTACGCCTAGCCAAGTTGACTGTCATCGCTGGCGTTATGCGGCAACAATTAGTCATCCAAATAACATAGCGAATAAAGCGCTGCACATCTTAGTAGATGACAAGCACCAATGGATTGTCAGTGGTGATTGGTGTGGGCAAGGTAACATCGAAAGCTGTTATCAAATGGCGGCGGAGACGGTAGCGGTAATTTGCTCTCAAACGACAGGCAAAAAAAGAGCCCACGGAGGAGGAACCGTGGACTGA
- a CDS encoding NAD(P)/FAD-dependent oxidoreductase, with product MDNHRNAPQHAHYDVIIIGAGASGLYCALTAGRRGRRVLVLDHANKAGKKILMSGGGRCNFTNYFVEPEHFIGSNPHFCKSALSRYPSWEFIGMVEQHKIPYHEREHGQLFCDDSAQDILTMLLDECAAVGVQVRLNTQIESVQALEADKKTRFELLTTKVLSKKEKQERKDTANQTKIPQTGYHCESLVVATGGLSIPTMGASGLGYELAQQFGHTLIVTDASLVPFTFTDKTGELIRTLAGISLPVIASNERISFKLPLLFTHRGLSGPAMLQLSNYWHTGETISINLLPDTDMTALFLAHKKSHPRQLIRTVLADYTDSALPKKLLAALQTHLWEDIKDTELANIKDERLIELGATLNGWQLKPSGTEGYRTAEVTRGGIKTDEVSSKTMQSNYQDGLYFIGEVLDVTGWLGGYNFQWAWASGFVCGEVI from the coding sequence ATGGACAATCACCGCAATGCACCACAACACGCCCATTATGATGTCATCATCATCGGTGCTGGTGCGTCAGGGCTATACTGTGCGCTAACAGCGGGTCGCCGTGGTCGCCGCGTATTGGTACTTGATCATGCCAATAAAGCGGGCAAAAAAATCCTTATGTCAGGCGGTGGACGTTGCAACTTTACCAATTATTTCGTTGAACCCGAGCATTTTATCGGTAGCAACCCACATTTTTGTAAATCAGCGCTCAGCCGTTATCCCAGTTGGGAGTTTATCGGCATGGTTGAGCAGCATAAAATCCCCTACCATGAGCGCGAACACGGTCAACTATTTTGTGACGATTCGGCGCAAGATATCTTGACCATGCTACTTGATGAGTGTGCTGCTGTGGGCGTACAAGTAAGGCTTAATACTCAGATTGAAAGTGTGCAAGCACTCGAAGCAGATAAAAAGACCCGCTTTGAGTTATTGACGACTAAAGTACTCAGTAAAAAAGAAAAGCAAGAAAGAAAAGACACGGCAAATCAAACTAAAATTCCGCAAACGGGCTATCACTGTGAATCATTGGTCGTGGCAACTGGTGGATTATCTATTCCGACGATGGGCGCTAGTGGTTTGGGTTATGAATTGGCGCAGCAGTTCGGGCATACCTTAATAGTGACCGACGCCAGCCTAGTACCTTTTACCTTTACCGATAAAACAGGTGAGCTGATTCGCACGCTTGCTGGTATTAGTCTCCCTGTGATTGCTAGTAATGAGCGTATCTCATTTAAATTGCCGCTGTTATTTACCCATCGCGGACTCTCTGGTCCTGCCATGCTACAGCTATCAAACTATTGGCATACTGGTGAAACCATTAGTATTAATCTGCTACCAGACACGGATATGACCGCGCTTTTTCTTGCTCATAAAAAATCACATCCTAGACAACTTATCCGAACGGTTTTGGCTGATTATACGGATAGCGCATTGCCTAAAAAGCTATTGGCAGCGCTACAAACCCATCTATGGGAAGATATCAAAGATACTGAGCTTGCTAACATTAAAGATGAGCGCTTGATAGAACTTGGCGCAACGCTCAACGGCTGGCAGCTTAAACCTTCTGGTACCGAAGGTTATCGTACTGCTGAAGTCACGCGTGGCGGGATAAAAACCGATGAAGTATCGTCAAAAACCATGCAGAGTAATTATCAAGATGGCTTATATTTTATCGGTGAAGTACTGGATGTTACAGGTTGGCTTGGCGGTTATAACTTTCAATGGGCGTGGGCCAGTGGCTTTGTTTGCGGTGAGGTTATTTAG
- the acs gene encoding acetate--CoA ligase, which translates to MTQKSFPIAAEFVAAANITAEQYAEEYKQSIASPEATDAFWAKRAELIDWIKKPTKISDVSYDLEDFRIKWYEDGELNISVNCLDRHVKNNPYKPAIIWEGDHPSLHKIISFKELHSAVCRLGNAMRKLGVKKGDRVTLYMPMVPEAVVAMLACTRIGAVHSVVFGGFSAESLGNRIIDSQSKLVITADEGIRGNKRTPLKANVDRALDMDGTDSVTNVIVVHRTGNSVPMSGRRDVWYHSLVDGESQHCEPEVMNAEDPLFLLYTSGSTGKPKGVLHTTGGYITYALSTFRDVFDIKDDDVYWCTADVGWVTGHTYATYAPLANGTTTVMFEGVPEYPTWARIGHIIDKHQITILYTAPTAIRAMMKEGDTFVRESDRSSLRLLGTVGEPINPEAWDWYYHLVGGGKCPIVDTWWQTETGGIMLSPIPGTVALKPGAAMNPLYGIIPEVIDTDGTALEGSAEGNLVINSSWPGQMRTIYNDHKRFLKTYFTEYPGYYFTGDGVQRDEDGHYWITGRVDDVLNVSGHRLGTAEIESAVVAHPATAEAAVVGMPHDIRGTGLCAFIILKSSETATDSLKAELNRHVRSEIGPIANLDAIYMVNVLPKTRSGKIMRRILRSLAAGQYVGLGDLSTLADSSVINELVEVVKAERAK; encoded by the coding sequence ATGACCCAAAAATCATTTCCGATTGCGGCTGAGTTTGTCGCCGCTGCCAATATCACCGCCGAGCAGTATGCTGAAGAGTACAAGCAATCCATTGCGTCACCTGAAGCGACCGATGCCTTTTGGGCAAAGCGTGCCGAGCTGATTGATTGGATAAAAAAACCCACCAAAATCAGCGACGTCAGTTATGATCTGGAAGATTTTCGCATCAAATGGTATGAAGATGGTGAGCTGAATATTTCAGTCAATTGTCTCGATCGCCACGTCAAAAACAATCCTTATAAGCCTGCCATCATTTGGGAAGGTGATCACCCTTCACTACATAAAATCATCTCATTTAAAGAGCTGCATTCTGCGGTCTGTCGCTTAGGTAATGCGATGCGCAAGCTTGGGGTTAAAAAGGGCGACCGCGTCACTTTATATATGCCAATGGTACCAGAAGCGGTGGTAGCGATGCTGGCATGCACACGCATCGGGGCGGTGCATTCGGTGGTATTTGGCGGCTTCTCTGCTGAGAGTTTGGGCAACCGTATTATTGATAGCCAGTCCAAGCTTGTCATTACCGCTGATGAAGGTATTCGTGGTAATAAGCGTACGCCACTCAAAGCCAATGTCGATCGTGCTTTAGATATGGATGGCACAGACAGCGTGACTAATGTCATTGTCGTGCACCGTACAGGCAACTCAGTACCGATGAGTGGTCGCCGTGATGTTTGGTATCATAGTTTGGTGGACGGTGAATCGCAGCACTGCGAACCTGAGGTCATGAATGCCGAAGACCCGCTATTTTTATTATATACCTCTGGTTCAACGGGCAAGCCTAAAGGCGTCTTGCATACCACCGGTGGCTATATCACTTATGCACTGTCTACTTTTCGGGATGTCTTTGATATCAAAGACGATGATGTTTATTGGTGTACGGCGGATGTCGGTTGGGTGACGGGTCATACCTATGCCACTTACGCACCGCTTGCCAATGGTACCACGACGGTTATGTTTGAAGGGGTGCCAGAATATCCGACTTGGGCACGCATTGGGCATATCATTGATAAACATCAAATCACGATTTTATATACCGCGCCGACAGCTATCAGAGCCATGATGAAAGAGGGTGATACCTTTGTTCGTGAGTCGGATCGCTCAAGTCTACGCTTGCTTGGTACAGTTGGTGAACCGATCAATCCTGAAGCATGGGATTGGTATTATCATCTCGTCGGTGGTGGCAAGTGTCCAATTGTCGATACTTGGTGGCAAACTGAAACTGGCGGTATTATGCTTTCACCGATACCGGGAACGGTCGCACTTAAACCGGGCGCGGCGATGAATCCACTCTATGGCATCATACCTGAAGTCATTGATACTGACGGTACAGCACTTGAGGGTTCTGCTGAGGGTAATTTGGTTATTAATAGTAGCTGGCCCGGTCAGATGCGCACTATTTATAATGACCATAAGCGCTTCTTAAAAACCTACTTTACTGAATATCCTGGCTATTACTTTACCGGCGATGGGGTACAACGTGATGAAGATGGGCATTATTGGATCACCGGTCGTGTCGACGATGTGCTAAATGTCTCGGGGCATAGATTAGGTACGGCAGAGATTGAGAGTGCAGTGGTCGCGCATCCGGCGACTGCTGAAGCGGCGGTTGTTGGTATGCCGCACGATATTCGCGGCACCGGTCTTTGCGCCTTTATCATCCTCAAGTCTAGTGAAACAGCAACGGATTCACTCAAGGCAGAATTGAACCGCCATGTACGTTCCGAGATTGGTCCGATTGCCAATCTAGATGCCATTTATATGGTCAATGTACTACCAAAAACTCGCTCTGGTAAAATTATGCGCCGCATATTGCGTAGCCTAGCGGCAGGGCAATATGTTGGGCTTGGTGATTTATCTACCCTAGCTGATAGCTCAGTGATTAATGAGCTGGTCGAAGTGGTCAAAGCCGAACGTGCAAAATAG